In the genome of Melospiza melodia melodia isolate bMelMel2 chromosome 20, bMelMel2.pri, whole genome shotgun sequence, the window GCGCGGTGGCGCGGCTGTGGCGGGCGGgagtgcctgcctgcctgcctggccGGCGGCTTTGTGCACACATAGCCGCGTTCCCAAAGCTGAGAGCCGGGCCGAGGGTCCCCGCAGCCCCCAGGGCCGCGCCCCCCGTGGGGGCTGACGGGCCGGCGCCTCCCCTGGGCCTGGGAGATGCGCAGGGGGCAGCACTGAAGAGCTGCCTGACCCCAATACAACCGCTCTGTTTAGAGTTGGTACCTAAAGCTGATTTTCGTCACTTCAGCCAGCCTGTGACAgtgtttccctccctccctcccgcagTACATAgctgtgcacatcatacctgaccAGATGATGTCCTTCGGGGGCTCCACTGATCCCTGCGCGCTCTGCAGCCTCTACAGCATCGGCAAGATAGGAGGGCAGCAGAACAAGACTTACACCAAGATGCTGTGTGATCTGATCTCCAAGCACTTGCACGTATCTGCAGACAGGTAAGGCTGGGACACGGTTCAACCATATTTACCTGG includes:
- the LOC134427458 gene encoding macrophage migration inhibitory factor, which codes for MPMFSIYTNVCKDAVPDNLLGDLTQQLAKATGKPAQYIAVHIIPDQMMSFGGSTDPCALCSLYSIGKIGGQQNKTYTKMLCDLISKHLHVSADRVYINYFDMNAANVGWNGSTFA